In the genome of Palaemon carinicauda isolate YSFRI2023 chromosome 13, ASM3689809v2, whole genome shotgun sequence, one region contains:
- the LOC137651576 gene encoding uncharacterized protein, protein MEDQLEQLTELLAKQADMAQKREEGLAMMLETMMSGQNGNVNENRQRSGGAEITQNDAQCRYKIPHSATPAPHLSSSVSLKDFDAWRHKFDGYAMLTGIKSLTPAEQRSVLTTVLDEDWTRTLRYGLSFPADADLETILNAMESHLRGQQNVIVDRREFYLRKRETGESFDDFLRGILEIAAFCNFCSSCIDNRLRDRIVVGTRDEQALKRMLEEKDLNLQNAVDICRASESANENSATIRGMIPDNISKVSWYKRDYKKAPNSLYKRERCFRCGRDRHSDINVCKAKDKKCSQCGKIGHFAVVCRSTGKENSSLLKKSKDSKLKSTGSKLNRDVHRIVSDVYVNSAISQAIPKVQIHITHPAGNSSILWTPDSGAEATIMGLNVARSLGIYPYMLEPSKIGKLCSAGYQTLNCVGAFPSSLLLGDRQTEAKITVVKEVKETLLSWFDSIALGILPEDFPAQINSLPVRLSVNPDEENRLKDYKEKEDSTCSEVHSPVALPRWPYERDPTEEERAEHAAALVSAFPRVFGATKILREMHGGPMHIKLYENVRPFAVTAPCTIPYSWRSEIKDQLDEHLEKDVICKVEHPTEWCHPIVPVVKKPNGVRLCVDLTKLNRYVCRPTYPVRSPHDAVASISTGAMWFSTIDEKMGYFQIKIVEEDQDLTCFITL, encoded by the coding sequence ATGGAAGATCAACTAGAACAATTGACGGAGCTGCTAGCGAAGCAAGCGGATAtggctcagaagagggaagaaggtttagctatgatgttagaaactatgatgagtggtcaaaatggaaatgttaacgAAAATCGTCAACGGAGTGGAGGTGCTGAAATTACGCAAAATGATGCACAGTGCCGGTATAAAATTCCTCATAGTGCCACACCTGCACCTCACCTGTCATCGTCAGTCTCTTTGAAGGACTTCGATGCTTGGCGGCATAAATTTGATGGTTATGCAATGCTGACTGGAATTAAATCATTAACGCCTGCTGAGCAAAGGTCGGTTCTCACTACTGTTTTAGATGAAGACTGGACACGAACATTGCGATATGGGCTTTCTTTTCCGGCTGATGCAGATCTTGAAACAATACTTAATGCCATGGAAAGTCACTTACGAGGTCAACAGAATGTAATCGTCGACaggagagaattttacctcagaaaACGAGAAACTGGTGAGAGTTTCGACGATTTCCTTCGTGGTATCCTGGAAATTGCAGCATTCTGCAATTTTTGTTCATCGTGTATTGACAATAGATTGAGAGACCGTATTGTTGTTGGCACTCGTGATGAACAAGCTCTAAAACGTATGCTAGAAGAGAAGGACCTGAATCTCCAGAATGCTGTAGATATTTGTCGAGCTTCTGAGAGTGCTAATGAGAATAGCGCTACAATACGAGGAATGATCCCAGACAATATATCAAAAGTTTCATGGTACAAAAGGGACTACAAGAAAGcacccaacagtttatataaaagGGAAAGATGCTTTAGATGTGGAAGAGATAGACATTCTGACATCAATGTTTGTAAGGCAAAGGACAAAAAGTGTTCCCAATGCGgaaagattggacattttgctgttGTTTGTAGGTCAACAGGGAAGGAAAATTCTTCTTTGCTGAAAAAGAGTAAAGATTCAAAGCTAAAATCAACTGGTAGTAAACTTAACAGGGATGTACATAGGATCGTAAGTGATGTGTATGTTAACAGTGCCATTTCTCAAGCAATCCCGAAAGTTCAGATTCACATTACTCATCCTGCAGGGAACTCGTCTATACTATGGACACCGGATTCGGGAGCAGAAGCTACAATCATGGGCCTCAATGTAGCGAGATCTCTTGGCATATATCCCTATATGCTCGAACCTTCTAAAATTGGAAAGCTTTGTTCTGCTGGTTACCAGACCCTTAATTGTGTAGGAGCTTTCCCTTCAAGCCTTTTGCTTGGTGATCGACAAACTGAAGCTAAAATAACTGTGGTGAAAGAAGTAAAGGAAACTTTATTGAGCTGGTTTGATTCTATTGCTTTAGGAATTCTACCGGAGGATTTTCCTGCTCAAATTAATTCTCTTCCTGTACGATTGTCTGTAAATCCAGATGAAGAAAATCGCTTAAAGGACTACAAAGAGAAAGAAGACTCTACTTGTAGTGAAGTTCATTCTCCTGTTGcacttccaaggtggccttatgaacGTGATCCAACTGAAGAAGAAAGGGCAGAGCATGCTGCAGCTTTGGTATCAGCATTTCCTCGGGTATTTGGTGCCACAAAAATACTGAGGGAGATGCATGGAGGTCCTATGCATATAAAGTTGTACGAAAATGTAAGACCATTTGCTGTGACAGCACCGTGCACTATACCATACAGTTGGAGGTCTGAAATAAAGGATCAGCTTGATGAACATTTGGAGAAGGATGTTATCTGTAAGGTTGAGCatccaacagaatggtgtcatcctataGTGCCTGTTGTTAAAAAGCCAAATGGAGTAAGATTATGTGTTGATCTCACAAAGCTTAATAGGTATGTATGTAGACCCACTTATCCTGTACGATCACCACATGATGCAGTAGCTTCGATTAGCACCGGAGCAATGTGGTTCTCTACAATAGATGAGAAAATGGgatattttcagatcaaaattgTAGAAGAAGACCAGGATCTCACATGTTTTATTACCCTATAG